From Coffea arabica cultivar ET-39 chromosome 2e, Coffea Arabica ET-39 HiFi, whole genome shotgun sequence, the proteins below share one genomic window:
- the LOC113733014 gene encoding S-adenosylmethionine synthase 3, whose product MLKLASNWGVPKTKRGPTKSLLSLSLLLLGSSVFKVWRMDTFLFTSESVNEGHPDKLCDQISDAVLDACLEQDPDSKVACETCTKTNMVMVFGEITTKANVDYEKIVRDTCRNIGFISDDVGLDADNCKVLVNIEQQSPDIAQGVHGHLTKRPEEIGAGDQGHMFGYATDETPELMPLSHVLATKLGACLTEVRKNGTCPWVRPDGKTQVTVEYYNDNGAMVPVRVHTVLISTQHDETVTNDEIAKDLKEHVIKTVIPEKYLDEKTIFHLNPSGRFVIGGPHGDAGLTGRKIIIDTYGGWGAHGGGAFSGKDPTKVDRSGAYIVRQAAKSIVASGLARRCIVQVSYAIGVPQPLSVFVDTYGTGKIPDKEILKIVKENFDFRPGMIAIHLDLKRGGNSRFLKTAAYGHFGRDDGDFTWEVAKPLKWEKPQN is encoded by the exons ATGCTAAAACTCGCAAGCAATTGGGGTGTGCCTAAAACTAAAAGAGGTCCAACCAagtctctcctctctctctcactcttgctGTTGGGTTCTTCTGTTTTCAAG GTTTGGAGAATGGATACCTTCTTGTTCACCTCTGAATCTGTAAATGAGGGACATCCAGACAAGCTCTGTGATCAGATATCTGATGCAGTGCTTGATGCCTGCCTTGAACAAGATCCTGACAGCAAAGTTGCTTGTGAGACTTGCACCAAGACCAACATGGTAATGGTTTTTGGTGAGATCACCACCAAAGCAAATGTTGACTATGAGAAGATTGTGCGTGACACATGCCGCAACATTGGATTTATCTCTGATGATGTTGGTCTTGACGCTGATAACTGCAAGGTCCTAGTTAATATTGAGCAGCAGAGCCCAGACATTGCTCAGGGTGTCCATGGTCACCTTACCAAGCGCCCTGAAGAGATTGGTGCTGGTGACCAGGGTCACATGTTTGGCTATGCCACAGATGAGACACCCGAGTTGATGCCTCTCAGCCATGTTCTTGCAACTAAACTTGGTGCATGTTTAACTGAGGTCCGCAAGAATGGAACCTGCCCCTGGGTGAGACCTGATGGCAAGACCCAAGTCACCGTTGAATACTACAATGACAATGGAGCAATGGTTCCAGTCAGGGTCCATACTGTTCTCATTTCCACTCAGCACGATGAGACTGTCACCAACGATGAGATTGCCAAGGATCTCAAGGAGCATGTCATCAAGACTGTTATTCCTGAGAAGTATCTTGATGAGAAGACTATCTTCCACCTCAATCCTTCTGGCCGTTTTGTGATTGGTGGCCCTCATGGAGATGCTGGTCTCACTGGTCGTAAAATCATCATTGACACCTACGGCGGTTGGGGTGCCCATGGTGGTGGTGCCTTCTCTGGTAAGGACCCAACAAAGGTTGACAGGAGTGGTGCCTACATTGTTAGGCAGGCTGCCAAGAGCATTGTTGCTAGTGGTCTAGCTCGCAGGTGCATAGTCCAGGTCTCTTATGCCATCGGTGTTCCACAGCCATTGTCTGTGTTTGTTGACACTTACGGCACCGGAAAGATACCAGACAAGGAAATTTTGAAGATTGTGAAGGAGAACTTCGATTTCAGGCCAGGGATGATTGCAATTCACTTGGACTTGAAGAGGGGTGGCAATTCCCGATTCTTGAAAACAGCTGCCTATGGCCACTTCGGAAGAGATGATGGTGACTTCACTTGGGAGGTTGCCAAGCCCCTTAAATGGGAGAAGCCCCAGAATTAG
- the LOC113729468 gene encoding peroxidase 5-like yields the protein MTSLKLMFFMFFFFIVSTLATASSSAYLEVGFYTKSCPSAEAIVRRAVKKAVSYNPGIAAGLIRMHFHDCFVRGCDASVLLDSTPKNRAEKDHPTINKSLRGFEVIDEAKAEIEAACPKTVSCADILTFAARDSAFLVGGINYEVPAGRRDGKISEIDDPLGNLPTGFFNVTQLEHNFARKGLSTEDMVTLSGAHSIGLARCPSFSNRIFSFNSTQSQDPSLAPQFAEQLKKKCPIQSKKGASGGNRITSTAVPLDVLTPNRLDNKYYVNLINHRGLLTSDQTLMSSPATAKLVKKYAKNGSAWPQEFAAAMVRMGSIEVLAGYHGEIRTNCRVVNYK from the exons ATGACTTCTTTGAAGTTGATGTTTTTcatgtttttcttcttcatcgTGTCTACATTGGCTACTGCTTCATCATCAGCGTATTTGGAAGTTGGTTTCTACACAAAGAGTTGTCCGTCGGCTGAAGCAATTGTGAGGAGAGCTGTGAAGAAAGCTGTATCATACAACCCCGGCATAGCGGCAGGCCTCATCAGAATGCACTTTCATGATTGTTTTGTTAGG GGTTGTGATGCTTCAGTTCTCCTTGATTCAACACCAAAGAATCGTGCAGAGAAAGACCATCCAACTATTAACAAAAGCTTGCGCGGTTTTGAGGTGATTGATGAGGCAAAGGCTGAGATAGAAGCTGCATGTCCAAAAACAGTCTCATGCGCTGACATACTCACATTTGCAGCTCGTGATAGTGCCTTCCTAGTCGGAGGCATCAATTATGAAGTTCCAGCAGGTCGCCGTGATGGAAAAATATCCGAAATAGATGACCCCCTTGGCAATCTTCCAACAGGTTTTTTCAATGTCACACAACTTGAACATAACTTTGCAAGAAAAGGGCTTTCTACGGAAGACATGGTGACCCTTTCCGGGGCACATTCGATTGGATTGGCACGTTGTCCCTCGTTTTCGAACCGAATTTTCTCCTTCAACTCCACTCAATCACAAGATCCTTCACTGGCACCTCAATTTGCAGAACAGTTGAAAAAGAAGTGTCCCATCCAATCCAAGAAAGGAGCTAGTGGAGGTAACAGAATTACCAGTACTGCTGTGCCCCTGGATGTTCTTACACCAAACAGATTGGACAACAAGTACTACGTTAATTTGATCAATCATCGGGGTTTGCTGACATCTGACCAGACGCTAATGAGCAGTCCTGCAACAGCAAAGCTAGTCAAGAAATATGCCAAAAATGGTTCAGCATGGCCCCAGGAGTTTGCAGCTGCAATGGTGCGCATGGGTTCGATTGAAGTTCTCGCGGGTTACCATGGTGAGATCAGGACCAACTGTAGGGTTGTGAACTATAAGTAG
- the LOC113729469 gene encoding linalool synthase TPS3, chloroplastic-like — protein sequence MAQFTTLFSERQPTFHYSLGHGLTFKTSAILSTSSSCSISPPVKTLSVTSKLGEQQPLRRSGNYQPPTWDFCYVESLSNQYSGKRYINRCLVLKEQVKMMLDEEVDLLIQLELIDDLQRLGIAYHFQNKIQSILSGVYKENHLGNTSREKDLYATALEFRLLRQHGFDVSQEVFNCFKNEKGNFKANLCEDIKGMLHLYEASFLLVESESTLEMAREFSSECLKNVLNHEGISEELILLMQHSLELPLHWRVQRLEARWFIDMYEKRANRNPTLLDLAKMDFNLVQATHQDDLQYASRWWQSTCLAENLAFARDRLVENFFWTVGVIFDPQQGYCRRMSTRVNALVTTIDDVYDVYGTLDELELFTAAVERWDLGVIDQLPSYLKLCYFALYNSINEMAYDVMKEQGVQVISYLKNSWTDLCKAYLQEAKWYHSGYVPTLQEYLDNAWISISAPVILVHAYFFVSNPITNEGLECLDRYHNIIRCSAMILRLADDLGTSTDELQRGDVPKSIQCYMNESGAAEEEAREHIRFLISETWKQMNRERVADSPFSQTFIGMAMNLGRMAQCMYQYGDGHGSSNSHTKDRIRALLLDPVGLSF from the exons ATGGCACAATTCACAACCTTGTTTTCCGAGAGACAACCAACTTTCCACTACAGTTTAGGGCATGGACTAACCTTCAAAACCAGCGCAATTTTAAGTACATCTTCATCCTGTAGTATTTCTCCTCCTGTGAAGACCCTTTCAGTCACTTCTAAGCTTGGGGAACAACAGCCATTGAGACGATCAGGAAATTACCAGCCTCCCACCTGGGATTTCTGCTACGTGGAATCACTATCAAATCAATATTCA GGAAAGAGGTACATAAATAGATGTCTTGTGCTGAAGGAGCAAGTGAAAATGATGCTGGACGAGGAGGTGGATCTGTTAATTCAGTTGGAGTTAATCGATGACCTACAAAGGCTCGGAATAGCTTACCACTTCCAGAACAAAATCCAGTCAATTTTGAGTGGAGTATACAAGGAAAATCACTTGGGAAATACTTCACGTGAAAAGGATTTATATGCAACAGCTCTGGAATTTAGACTCCTGAGACAACATGGTTTTGATGTCTCCCAAG AGGTCTTCAATTGTTTCAAGAATGAGAAAGGAAATTTTAAGGCCAACCTTTGCGAAGACATCAAGGGAATGCTTCATTTGTATGAAGCTTCGTTCCTTCTAGTAGAAAGCGAAAGCACCTTGGAGATGGCTAGGGAATTCTCATCTGAATGTCTCAAGAACGTCCTCAATCATGAAGGGATCAGTGAAGAACTTATTCTACTGATGCAACATTCTCTGGAGCTTCCACTACACTGGAGAGTACAGCGCTTGGAGGCTCGGTGGTTCATAGACATGTATGAGAAGAGAGCTAATAGAAATCCTACTCTACTTGATCTTGCAAAAATGGACTTCAATCTTGTTCAAGCAACACATCAGGATGATCTCCAATATGCATCAAG GTGGTGGCAGAGTACATGTCTAGCAGAAAATTTGGCCTTTGCAAGGGACAGATTGGTGGAAAATTTCTTTTGGACAGTAGGAGTTATCTTTGACCCGCAACAAGGGTATTGCCGTAGAATGTCAACAAGAGTCAATGCTTTGGTAACGACAATAGACGACGTATACGATGTTTATGGAACTTTGGATGAACTCGAACTTTTTACTGCTGCTGTTGAAAG ATGGGACCTTGGCGTCATAGATCAACTTCCGAGCTACCTGAAATTATGTTATTTTGCACTTTACAACTCAATCAATGAAATGGCTTATGACGTTATGAAAGAGCAAGGCGTTCAAGTCATTTCATACCTGAAAAATTCG TGGACAGATCTATGCAAAGCTTACTTGCAAGAGGCCAAATGGTACCACAGTGGTTATGTACCAACATTACAAGAATACCTTGATAATGCATGGATTTCAATATCAGCTCCTGTGATACTTGTGCATGCTTATTTCTTCGTAAGCAACCCGATAACGAACGAAGGCCTGGAATGCTTAGACAGATATCACAACATAATTCGATGTTCAGCAATGATTTTGCGCCTTGCAGACGACTTGGGAACATCCACA GATGAGTTGCAAAGAGGTGATGTACCAAAATCAATCCAATGTTACATGAATGAAAGCGGTGCAGCCGAAGAAGAGGCGCGTGAACACATAAGATTCTTGATCAGTGAAACATGGAAACAAATGAACAGAGAACGAGTTGCAGACTCACCATTCTCTCAAACTTTTATTGGAATGGCAATGAACCTTGGTAGGATGGCTCAGTGCATGTACCAGTACGGTGATGGTCATGGTAGTTCTAACTCCCACACTAAAGATCGTATTCGAGCATTACTACTGGATCCTGTTGGTCTTTCATTTTAG